The Flavobacterium piscisymbiosum genome includes a region encoding these proteins:
- the rpoC gene encoding DNA-directed RNA polymerase subunit beta', which yields MMNNRNNNKDKNPVKRFNKISIGLASPESILKESRGEVLKPETINYRTHKPERDGLFCERIFGPVKDFECACGKYKRIRYKGIICDRCGVEVTEKKVRRDRVGHINLVVPIAHIWYFRSLPNKIGYILGLPSKKLDMIIYYERYVVIQAGIAKNADGESLQRLDFLTEEEYLNILDTLPQENQYLDDMDPNKFVAKMGAECIMDLLARIDLDELSYQLRHSANNETSKQRKTEALKRLQVVESFRESNLNRENRPEWMIMKVVPVIPPELRPLVPLDGGRFATSDLNDLYRRVIIRNNRLKRLMEIKAPEVILRNEKRMLQESVDSLFDNTRKASAVKTESNRPLKSLSDSLKGKQGRFRQNLLGKRVDYSARSVIVVGPELKLFECGLPKDMASELYKPFVIRKLIERGIVKTVKSAKKIIDKKEPVVWDILENVIKGHPVLLNRAPTLHRLGIQAFQPKLIEGKAIQLHPLVCTAFNADFDGDQMAVHLPLGPEAILEAQLLMLASHNILNPANGAPITVPSQDMVLGLYYMTKERISTPEHIILGQDLTFYSAEEVNIALNEGRLELNARVRIRAKDFNEAGELVYKIIQTTAGRVLFNEVVPEAAGYINDVLTKKNLRDIIGHILSVTNVPTTAAFLDNMKDMGYKFAFRGGLSFSLGDIRIPEQKTKLIADAREQVEGISVNYNMGLITNNERYNQVIDVWTSANAQLTELAMKNIREDQQGFNSVYMMLDSGARGSKEQIRQLTGMRGLMAKPKKSTAGGGEIIENPILSNFKEGLSILEYFISTHGARKGLADTALKTADAGYLTRRLHDVSQDVIVNIEDCGTLRGVEVSALKKNEEIVESLGERILGRVALQDVINPLTNEVLVESGQQITEAIMRVIEASPIERVEVRSPLTCEALKGICAKCYGRNLATGKMTQRGEAVGVIAAQSIGEPGTQLTLRTFHVGGVAGGISEESSIVTRFNGRLEIEDLKTVKGEDSEGNAVDIVVSRSTELKLVDEKTGIVLNTHNIPYGSSIFVKDGEVVTKGSVICKWDPYNGVIVSEFTGKIAYEDLEQGQSFMVEIDEQTGFQEKVISEARNKKLIPTLLVYGKEGELIRSYNLPVGAHLMVENGEKIKAGKVLVKIPRRSSKAGDITGGLPRITELLEARNPSNPAVVSEIDGVVSFGKIKRGNREIVIESKFGEIKKYLVKLSSQILVQENDFVRAGVPLSDGAITPDDILRIQGPAAVQQYLVNEIQEVYRLQGVKINDKHFEVVIRQMMRKVRVQDPGDTLFLEDQLIHTKDFIVQNDKLYGMKVVEDSGDSAVLKPGQIISPRDLRDENSLLKRNDKNLVVARDVITATATPVLQGITRASLQTKSFISAASFQETTKVLNEAAVAGKVDDLEGLKENVIVGHRIPAGTGMREYDNTIVGSKDDYNEMMANKEEYIY from the coding sequence ATGATGAATAATAGAAATAATAATAAAGATAAAAATCCAGTTAAAAGATTCAACAAAATCTCAATTGGATTGGCTTCACCTGAATCTATCTTGAAAGAATCAAGAGGAGAGGTTTTGAAACCAGAAACTATCAACTACAGAACGCACAAACCAGAACGTGACGGACTTTTCTGTGAAAGAATCTTCGGACCTGTTAAGGATTTTGAGTGTGCTTGTGGTAAATATAAAAGAATTCGTTACAAAGGTATCATTTGCGACCGTTGTGGTGTTGAAGTTACTGAGAAAAAAGTACGTCGTGACAGAGTAGGACACATCAACCTTGTTGTGCCAATCGCTCACATTTGGTATTTCCGTTCTCTTCCAAACAAAATTGGTTATATCCTTGGTCTTCCATCTAAGAAATTAGATATGATCATTTACTACGAAAGATATGTAGTAATTCAGGCTGGTATTGCTAAAAATGCAGATGGAGAATCTTTACAAAGATTAGATTTCTTAACTGAAGAAGAATATTTGAATATCTTAGATACTCTTCCGCAAGAAAATCAATATTTAGATGATATGGATCCTAATAAATTTGTTGCCAAAATGGGAGCAGAATGTATTATGGATTTATTAGCTCGTATCGACTTAGATGAGTTGTCTTACCAATTGAGACACAGTGCTAATAATGAAACATCTAAACAACGTAAAACTGAAGCTTTAAAAAGATTACAAGTTGTTGAGTCTTTCCGTGAGTCTAACTTAAACCGCGAAAATCGTCCTGAGTGGATGATTATGAAAGTAGTTCCTGTTATTCCACCAGAATTACGTCCGCTTGTGCCACTTGATGGAGGTCGTTTTGCAACTTCAGATTTGAATGATTTATACCGTCGTGTAATCATCCGTAACAACCGTTTGAAAAGATTAATGGAGATTAAAGCTCCTGAAGTTATCTTAAGAAACGAAAAACGTATGTTACAAGAATCTGTAGATTCATTATTTGATAACACTCGTAAAGCTTCTGCTGTTAAAACAGAATCTAACAGACCATTAAAATCATTATCTGATTCCTTAAAAGGTAAGCAAGGACGTTTCCGTCAAAACTTACTTGGAAAACGTGTGGATTATTCTGCTCGTTCGGTAATTGTTGTTGGTCCTGAATTAAAATTATTCGAATGTGGATTGCCAAAAGATATGGCATCTGAGTTATACAAACCTTTCGTTATCCGTAAATTGATAGAAAGAGGTATTGTTAAAACAGTAAAATCTGCTAAGAAAATTATAGACAAAAAAGAGCCTGTAGTTTGGGATATCCTTGAAAATGTAATTAAAGGTCACCCAGTATTACTTAACCGTGCTCCTACGTTACACAGACTTGGTATTCAAGCTTTCCAACCAAAATTAATTGAAGGAAAAGCGATCCAATTGCACCCATTAGTATGTACGGCTTTCAACGCCGATTTTGATGGGGATCAGATGGCGGTTCACTTGCCATTAGGACCAGAGGCTATTTTAGAGGCACAATTATTAATGTTGGCTTCTCACAATATCCTTAACCCTGCAAACGGTGCGCCAATTACTGTACCTTCTCAGGATATGGTCTTGGGTCTATATTATATGACCAAAGAACGTATCTCTACACCAGAACACATAATTTTAGGTCAAGACTTAACTTTCTATTCTGCTGAAGAAGTAAATATTGCATTAAACGAAGGAAGATTAGAATTGAATGCTCGTGTAAGAATTAGAGCAAAAGATTTTAACGAAGCTGGAGAATTAGTTTATAAAATTATCCAAACAACTGCAGGACGTGTATTATTTAACGAAGTAGTACCTGAAGCAGCTGGATATATCAATGATGTATTGACTAAGAAAAACCTTAGAGATATTATTGGACACATTTTAAGTGTGACTAATGTACCTACTACTGCTGCTTTCTTGGACAATATGAAAGATATGGGTTATAAATTCGCATTTAGAGGAGGTTTATCATTCTCTCTTGGTGATATTAGAATTCCAGAACAAAAAACAAAATTAATTGCAGATGCCAGAGAACAAGTTGAAGGTATTTCTGTGAATTATAACATGGGTCTTATTACCAATAACGAGCGTTACAACCAGGTTATTGATGTTTGGACTTCTGCAAATGCTCAGTTAACAGAATTAGCAATGAAAAATATTAGAGAAGACCAACAAGGTTTCAACTCTGTATATATGATGCTTGACTCTGGGGCGAGGGGTTCTAAGGAACAGATTCGTCAGTTAACTGGTATGCGTGGTTTGATGGCTAAACCTAAAAAATCTACTGCCGGTGGTGGTGAGATTATTGAAAACCCGATTCTTTCTAACTTTAAGGAAGGTCTTTCGATCCTTGAGTACTTCATTTCTACTCACGGTGCTCGTAAAGGACTTGCGGATACGGCTCTTAAAACTGCCGATGCCGGATACTTGACAAGAAGGCTTCATGACGTATCACAAGATGTTATTGTAAACATCGAAGATTGTGGTACTCTTAGAGGTGTTGAAGTTTCTGCTTTGAAGAAAAATGAGGAAATTGTTGAATCTTTAGGAGAAAGAATTTTAGGACGTGTTGCATTGCAAGATGTTATTAATCCTCTTACTAATGAAGTTTTGGTTGAATCCGGACAACAAATTACTGAAGCAATCATGAGAGTTATCGAAGCTTCTCCGATTGAAAGAGTAGAAGTTAGATCTCCATTAACTTGTGAGGCTTTAAAAGGTATTTGTGCGAAATGTTACGGTAGAAACTTAGCTACTGGTAAGATGACACAAAGAGGTGAAGCTGTAGGAGTTATTGCAGCTCAGTCTATTGGAGAGCCAGGTACACAGTTAACACTTCGTACGTTCCACGTTGGAGGGGTTGCTGGAGGTATTTCTGAAGAGTCTAGTATTGTTACAAGATTCAACGGTAGACTTGAGATTGAAGATTTAAAAACTGTAAAAGGTGAGGATAGTGAAGGTAATGCGGTAGATATCGTAGTATCACGTTCAACTGAATTAAAATTAGTTGATGAGAAAACTGGAATCGTTTTAAATACACACAATATTCCTTACGGATCTAGTATTTTCGTTAAGGATGGTGAAGTAGTTACTAAAGGATCTGTGATCTGTAAATGGGATCCATATAATGGTGTAATTGTTTCTGAATTTACTGGTAAGATTGCTTACGAGGATTTAGAGCAAGGACAATCGTTCATGGTGGAGATCGATGAGCAAACAGGATTCCAGGAAAAAGTAATTTCTGAAGCAAGAAATAAAAAATTAATCCCAACTTTATTGGTTTACGGTAAAGAAGGTGAATTGATTCGTTCGTATAACTTACCAGTAGGAGCCCACCTTATGGTTGAGAATGGAGAGAAAATTAAAGCAGGTAAAGTATTAGTAAAAATCCCACGTCGTTCTTCTAAAGCAGGAGATATTACAGGAGGTTTACCAAGAATTACCGAGTTGCTTGAGGCTCGTAACCCTTCAAACCCAGCAGTTGTTTCTGAAATTGACGGTGTTGTTTCTTTTGGAAAAATCAAAAGAGGTAACCGTGAAATTGTTATCGAATCTAAATTTGGTGAGATTAAAAAGTATTTAGTTAAACTTTCTAGCCAAATCTTAGTACAGGAAAATGACTTCGTAAGAGCGGGAGTACCATTGTCTGACGGTGCAATTACACCAGATGATATTCTAAGAATTCAAGGACCAGCTGCTGTTCAACAGTACTTGGTAAATGAAATTCAAGAGGTATACCGTTTACAAGGGGTAAAAATTAATGACAAGCACTTTGAGGTAGTTATTCGTCAAATGATGCGTAAAGTAAGAGTGCAAGATCCGGGAGATACATTATTCTTAGAAGATCAATTAATTCACACTAAAGATTTCATCGTTCAAAACGATAAATTATACGGTATGAAAGTAGTTGAAGATTCTGGAGACTCTGCGGTATTGAAACCAGGTCAGATTATTTCTCCTCGTGATTTACGTGATGAAAATTCATTGTTGAAACGAAATGATAAAAATCTAGTTGTAGCTAGAGACGTAATTACTGCAACTGCAACGCCAGTTTTACAAGGTATTACAAGAGCTTCGCTACAAACTAAATCATTCATCTCTGCTGCTTCTTTCCAGGAAACAACAAAAGTACTTAACGAAGCTGCTGTAGCTGGTAAAGTAGATGATTTAGAAGGATTGAAAGAAAATGTAATTGTTGGACACAGAATTCCTGCTGGAACTGGTATGAGAGAATACGATAATACTATCGTAGGATCTAAAGACGATTACAATGAAATGATGGCTAATAAAGAAGAGTATATCTATTAA
- a CDS encoding DUF3467 domain-containing protein: MSNSNQQEQINIELDETVAEGIYSNLAIINHSSSEFVLDFVSIMPGIPKAKVKSRIVLTPQHAKRLLKAIGENIHRFESAHGEIKETEQAPIPLNFGPAGQA, translated from the coding sequence ATGAGTAATTCGAACCAACAAGAACAAATTAATATTGAGTTAGACGAAACTGTCGCAGAGGGAATTTATTCTAATCTGGCAATTATCAACCACTCATCATCAGAATTTGTTTTAGATTTTGTGAGCATTATGCCTGGTATTCCTAAAGCCAAAGTAAAGTCAAGAATTGTCTTGACACCACAACATGCTAAAAGATTATTAAAAGCAATTGGAGAAAACATTCATCGTTTTGAAAGCGCTCATGGCGAAATCAAAGAGACTGAACAAGCACCAATACCGCTTAATTTTGGTCCGGCAGGACAAGCATAA
- a CDS encoding TIGR02594 family protein yields MFRKYNINECIQKIAFLAMTSVETGFFQTAGEAPAATSSSKYFYKGRSLMQLTSHGNDPTIYAEYQKVIGSANNIIANPNLISQKLFLTVDSGGWAWKNVKSLKWNPRARDYRDKDQAEYEAKMKAYEWKRNKFPKGLSKNLNEIALLMKEEEELYFFFICRLLQGYEPVSTSDYPTTLHLDRRKENLQKLKTWFKYDKNVCNSGGIVPELSGRAPWMVLAWIEEAKKLVETGNNKEIQKFFDRTPYEKSMKNNTTNETKISWCATFVNWIITAYGYKGLENYDAVRALSWAKWSEGKELKKPVYGAIAVKTRIGGGHVGFVAGKKGNKIVILGGNQGDTLCCLTYSESDFFSYLVPKDYQIFEEDYNLPEYNGNPGEKGSES; encoded by the coding sequence ATGTTTCGTAAATACAACATTAACGAATGTATCCAAAAAATTGCATTTTTAGCAATGACAAGTGTCGAAACAGGATTTTTTCAAACAGCTGGAGAAGCCCCCGCCGCTACTTCCTCAAGTAAATACTTTTATAAAGGAAGAAGTCTTATGCAATTAACGAGTCATGGAAATGATCCTACTATATATGCTGAATATCAAAAAGTAATAGGATCTGCAAATAATATTATAGCAAATCCAAATTTAATATCTCAAAAACTATTTCTGACTGTAGATAGTGGTGGATGGGCATGGAAAAATGTAAAATCATTAAAGTGGAATCCAAGAGCAAGAGACTATAGGGATAAAGATCAAGCTGAGTATGAGGCAAAAATGAAAGCTTATGAGTGGAAAAGAAATAAATTCCCGAAAGGCTTGTCAAAAAACTTAAACGAAATTGCATTGTTGATGAAAGAGGAAGAAGAACTTTATTTCTTTTTTATCTGTCGCTTACTACAAGGATATGAGCCCGTAAGTACAAGCGATTATCCAACAACACTGCATCTAGACAGGCGAAAAGAAAATTTACAAAAATTAAAAACTTGGTTTAAGTATGATAAAAATGTTTGTAATAGCGGGGGGATTGTTCCTGAACTGTCCGGTAGAGCACCTTGGATGGTATTAGCATGGATTGAAGAAGCAAAAAAATTAGTTGAAACAGGAAATAATAAAGAAATACAAAAATTCTTTGACAGAACTCCATATGAAAAGAGCATGAAAAATAATACCACAAATGAAACCAAAATTTCATGGTGTGCAACGTTTGTAAATTGGATTATTACAGCCTATGGTTACAAAGGTTTAGAAAATTATGATGCTGTAAGAGCATTATCGTGGGCTAAATGGTCTGAAGGAAAAGAATTGAAAAAACCAGTATATGGAGCAATTGCTGTTAAAACTAGAATAGGAGGTGGTCATGTTGGTTTTGTCGCAGGCAAGAAAGGAAATAAAATTGTTATATTAGGAGGTAATCAGGGCGATACTTTATGCTGTTTAACATATAGTGAATCTGACTTTTTTTCTTATTTGGTTCCAAAAGACTATCAGATATTTGAAGAAGATTATAATTTACCCGAATATAATGGTAATCCAGGAGAAAAAGGTTCAGAAAGTTAA
- a CDS encoding PAAR-like protein, protein MAKGEIIVEGAKCFCSNSVINNSKANTVPLTVKSQIKYFAQEKPIATNLDDNSDCFDNGNGFGECYLPNKNTTKPCKAKCSIKYKDYYKNVDFDKRMKVLLDISTGTCPGYGPMGATAGIIQFATTGQKKAVNTIDVLEADAFMVENTSSQWEISDPTKQDSVSEITILAPLAEKPTGKYYFIEKPTNTNIFQLANPLLETKLELKAICKGDSSKVIWAIFKGEGVTNKLKTFVGIGANIEFTLDKLFKDYEEGIYRIEAYANTAGSDKCFILIEYVKDYVEGITAPGKTLVKNTPIPLTLKFKASSFAEKLKILNPPNTLIETSPIAHWRVKHKNIVTNQETIIYNSPINTNSDLVKVEIATGLLGVFTFKNPGDYEIEAYTSPDDPSPVTTKLTVHESLQINTVKGTSNLLLRYNEHLKVEVSKFNVDFLPDNGTKMQWYLQKDAVRLTAFESAAISKEKIINKPINQILFNDARAGNNYFGKYVIEAYAKSGNTPIFNGADSFFFEVIRNAVDKFTMPQLIPKGAKVKYETAARIMPLVGDEKINLELPNNVTDNHDGTLTFNTEGEFEIAAYLTGEQTLETKAKAKIKVANPELKRASWAYGTGYKRTETGYNEETHAFVEIAGLENQPITIKVWVKGANESFYLEPAKYMLEEKKITLNDKGKGSFKITTDDKYKEKIKNVLPATSEAPNPNIILVFTVEMPTGSQGAITLPETMTLKNGKPVAGTKFIEVLDSNEELAVTNNKSIKHIFFSKEDGKGVQQTLTHKGKTHKIWVHTANMQEEELRVDVMTLVHSECIEEKNGIITVLQSIQEYKEKVGSDGLLEFSFTPEEKYLTDAEVNPVRFSVQVSRKVKDPNDDKKEIYVFEDDQLAAMSYPNASLVRSPDMKSIGIKATKQDETPFTKEEKIALRKQLICFKNTALIVEKGFLTPEAIDNCTVPVMVDMEMAEVQTNKDCPRCKEKIILSDLQQVFFNGNKSIMEKCLPYINEYFEKFQINTCKRKAHFFAQVRTETDLVILTESLKYKEETLFNSDLAYYSGNAERCRRDALNDRAIGINAYGSRLGNRAGTEDGFNLRGRGFIMVTGRDNYEEFQKFYNKHREALRLPQEKFITLDGNYSGEHPEKLEEEKYAVLSGVSFWVTNRLNEIVTAGTDELKVIEELVDHINSKTHSRDKRRGSYQGGKYTYKGKEGKYDTGTKIIFKVDECGINKTVTSLNLENSDLKIKEGIEWLLTKAISQDDVANGVAYKVPYENDQNRTLATGENTMDCSELICRYLAKIEWCSKGWAAGTAVLYDYTQDKLSYLVKHDSLTYIPQVGDIFIWKNLSGGMGHTGVITGYDEENDVVTTIEAISSKEQPFGLSRSISMKGVTELKWKRNSKHLLSHPLTKTNKNGGTDSLTSCRFYTPMSHYSKVDKLMKWTSGTAYKIEIIKK, encoded by the coding sequence ATGGCAAAAGGAGAAATAATAGTAGAAGGAGCTAAATGTTTTTGCTCTAATTCTGTAATAAATAACAGTAAGGCTAATACAGTGCCATTAACAGTAAAAAGTCAGATTAAGTATTTTGCTCAGGAAAAACCCATTGCTACCAACCTTGATGATAACTCAGATTGCTTTGATAACGGAAATGGTTTTGGCGAATGTTATCTTCCTAACAAAAATACAACAAAACCCTGCAAAGCAAAATGCAGCATCAAATACAAAGATTACTATAAAAACGTAGATTTTGATAAAAGAATGAAAGTACTGCTGGATATCTCTACAGGCACCTGCCCTGGTTATGGTCCAATGGGTGCTACAGCCGGTATCATTCAATTTGCTACCACCGGTCAAAAAAAAGCAGTAAACACTATTGATGTTCTCGAAGCAGATGCATTTATGGTCGAAAATACTTCTTCGCAATGGGAAATCTCAGATCCTACCAAACAAGATTCTGTTTCTGAAATCACTATTCTTGCTCCCCTTGCAGAAAAACCAACAGGAAAATATTATTTTATAGAAAAACCAACCAACACAAATATTTTTCAATTAGCAAACCCCCTTTTAGAAACAAAACTCGAATTGAAAGCCATTTGCAAAGGAGATTCTTCAAAAGTAATATGGGCAATATTTAAAGGTGAAGGAGTTACAAATAAACTAAAAACCTTTGTAGGCATTGGAGCCAATATCGAATTTACCCTGGATAAACTTTTTAAAGATTATGAAGAAGGTATCTATAGAATTGAAGCCTATGCCAACACTGCCGGATCAGATAAATGCTTCATACTGATCGAATATGTAAAAGATTATGTCGAAGGCATTACAGCGCCAGGTAAAACATTAGTAAAAAACACGCCTATTCCTTTAACCTTAAAATTTAAGGCAAGCTCTTTTGCAGAAAAATTAAAAATATTAAATCCGCCTAATACACTTATCGAAACCTCCCCTATTGCCCATTGGAGAGTAAAGCACAAAAATATTGTAACAAATCAGGAAACAATAATTTACAACAGCCCGATAAATACTAATTCGGATCTGGTAAAGGTAGAAATAGCTACAGGGCTTTTAGGCGTTTTTACTTTTAAAAACCCCGGAGACTACGAAATCGAGGCCTATACATCTCCAGATGATCCAAGTCCCGTAACAACCAAATTAACCGTTCATGAATCCTTACAAATAAATACCGTAAAAGGAACCTCTAACCTACTCTTGCGATATAATGAGCACCTCAAAGTAGAGGTCAGTAAGTTTAATGTTGATTTTTTGCCTGACAATGGCACTAAAATGCAATGGTATTTGCAAAAAGACGCAGTACGGCTAACTGCTTTTGAAAGTGCTGCAATTTCAAAAGAAAAAATCATAAACAAACCTATCAATCAAATTCTCTTTAATGATGCTCGGGCAGGCAATAACTACTTTGGTAAATATGTTATCGAAGCCTATGCAAAATCCGGTAACACACCTATATTTAATGGGGCTGACAGTTTTTTCTTTGAAGTGATAAGAAACGCTGTAGACAAATTTACTATGCCTCAATTGATTCCTAAAGGAGCTAAAGTAAAATACGAAACTGCAGCCCGAATCATGCCTCTTGTGGGCGATGAAAAAATCAATTTAGAACTCCCAAATAATGTGACCGACAATCACGACGGAACCCTTACTTTCAACACCGAAGGAGAGTTTGAAATAGCGGCCTATCTTACAGGAGAACAAACCCTTGAAACCAAAGCAAAGGCAAAAATAAAAGTAGCCAACCCAGAACTCAAACGTGCATCATGGGCTTATGGAACGGGCTATAAACGTACCGAAACAGGCTATAATGAAGAAACCCATGCCTTTGTAGAAATTGCAGGGTTAGAAAACCAACCCATCACCATAAAAGTCTGGGTAAAAGGAGCAAATGAATCTTTTTACTTAGAGCCCGCAAAATACATGCTCGAAGAAAAAAAGATCACCCTTAACGATAAAGGCAAAGGCTCTTTTAAAATCACTACTGATGACAAGTACAAAGAAAAAATAAAAAATGTATTGCCCGCAACAAGCGAAGCGCCAAACCCAAACATAATTTTGGTTTTCACTGTAGAAATGCCGACAGGAAGCCAGGGAGCAATAACGCTTCCTGAGACTATGACCCTTAAAAACGGCAAGCCGGTAGCAGGAACAAAATTTATAGAAGTATTAGACAGTAACGAAGAACTGGCAGTAACCAATAATAAAAGTATAAAACATATATTTTTTTCGAAAGAAGATGGCAAGGGGGTTCAGCAAACCCTTACCCATAAAGGCAAAACCCATAAAATATGGGTACATACCGCCAATATGCAGGAAGAAGAGTTAAGGGTCGACGTTATGACCCTGGTACATTCTGAGTGTATCGAAGAAAAAAACGGCATCATAACAGTACTGCAAAGCATACAGGAATACAAAGAAAAAGTGGGCAGTGACGGGCTTTTAGAATTCTCTTTCACACCCGAAGAAAAATACCTGACCGATGCCGAAGTAAACCCCGTGCGCTTTAGTGTACAAGTAAGTCGAAAAGTAAAAGATCCTAACGATGACAAAAAAGAGATTTATGTTTTTGAAGATGATCAATTGGCTGCTATGTCCTATCCTAACGCAAGTTTGGTACGAAGCCCTGATATGAAAAGCATTGGGATAAAAGCCACCAAACAAGACGAGACTCCTTTTACTAAAGAAGAAAAAATTGCCTTACGAAAACAACTCATCTGTTTTAAAAATACAGCATTGATAGTCGAAAAAGGTTTTTTAACCCCGGAAGCTATCGACAATTGTACCGTTCCTGTAATGGTAGATATGGAAATGGCAGAAGTTCAGACAAATAAAGATTGTCCTAGATGTAAGGAGAAAATTATTTTATCAGATTTACAGCAAGTATTTTTTAATGGCAATAAATCAATCATGGAAAAATGTTTACCGTATATAAATGAATATTTTGAAAAATTTCAAATAAACACCTGTAAACGCAAGGCACATTTTTTTGCTCAAGTTAGAACAGAAACCGATTTAGTAATACTAACTGAAAGTTTAAAATATAAAGAGGAAACATTATTTAATAGTGATTTGGCATATTATAGTGGAAATGCAGAGAGATGTAGAAGAGATGCTTTGAATGATAGAGCTATTGGAATTAATGCTTATGGAAGCAGATTAGGGAATAGAGCTGGAACAGAAGACGGATTTAATCTTAGAGGAAGAGGTTTTATAATGGTTACAGGTAGAGATAATTATGAAGAATTTCAAAAATTTTATAATAAACACAGAGAGGCATTAAGACTGCCACAGGAAAAATTTATAACATTGGATGGAAATTACTCAGGAGAACATCCTGAAAAATTGGAAGAAGAAAAATATGCAGTTCTCTCAGGCGTTAGTTTTTGGGTAACAAACAGATTGAATGAAATCGTTACAGCAGGAACAGATGAACTTAAAGTAATAGAAGAGCTAGTGGATCATATAAATTCAAAAACTCATTCAAGAGATAAAAGAAGAGGGTCATATCAAGGAGGTAAATATACCTACAAAGGAAAAGAAGGTAAATATGATACAGGGACAAAAATAATTTTTAAAGTTGATGAATGCGGAATAAATAAAACAGTTACATCTTTAAATTTAGAAAATTCTGATTTGAAAATTAAGGAGGGAATTGAGTGGCTTTTAACAAAAGCTATTTCTCAAGATGATGTAGCTAATGGTGTGGCCTATAAAGTTCCTTATGAAAATGACCAGAATAGAACATTAGCTACTGGTGAAAATACCATGGATTGTTCCGAACTTATATGTAGATACCTCGCAAAAATAGAATGGTGTTCAAAAGGATGGGCTGCAGGTACCGCAGTACTTTATGACTACACTCAAGATAAACTTAGCTATTTAGTAAAACATGATAGTTTAACTTACATACCACAAGTAGGAGATATTTTTATATGGAAAAATTTAAGTGGAGGAATGGGGCATACTGGAGTAATTACAGGTTATGATGAAGAAAATGATGTGGTTACAACAATTGAAGCTATCTCTTCCAAAGAGCAACCATTTGGTTTAAGTAGGTCAATATCGATGAAAGGTGTTACTGAATTAAAATGGAAAAGAAACTCCAAACATTTGCTTTCACACCCTCTAACAAAAACGAATAAAAATGGAGGTACAGATAGTTTAACTAGTTGTAGATTTTATACACCTATGTCTCATTACTCCAAAGTGGATAAATTAATGAAGTGGACAAGTGGTACAGCATATAAAATCGAAATTATAAAAAAATAA